The Eleutherodactylus coqui strain aEleCoq1 chromosome 6, aEleCoq1.hap1, whole genome shotgun sequence genome window below encodes:
- the CRTC2 gene encoding CREB-regulated transcription coactivator 2 isoform X2 has protein sequence MAAPGASGPGSASNPRKFSEKIALQRQRQAEETAAFEEVMMDIGSTRLQVQKLRVAHMRGSYYGGSLPNVNQISSGSMEFQGPPQSPLDPRSTRHHGLVERVHHRDPRRMMSPLRRYMRQVDSSPYGTSYLSPHQESWKRTNSDSALHTSVMNPASQEPYPGPSHGVPISNRRSAFQFNVPAIEESQADGAHLLSPCDAKKLPAAAARPKSCEVPGINIYPSVEQSASIPPVNSVLNTGGSLPDLTNLHFPSPLPTPLDPDESGFSSLSGGSSTGNLTSTMTHLGISRMGMPPGFDSSGFPAAVQNSLSRQSLQSSLSNPNLQTSLSSASLQTSYSNPSLQSSLSSQSLPSSLSNQSLSPSASSHSLPSAYSTPSSPSSSSSSSFPPLVSASLNTSPRRRVPLSPLTLPMTGDSRRPLQKQFSPTMSPTLTSITQGVPLDTSKMPADPRMPPYHYSHPNLLHQLPGHESQHSEGPPSIHRGQQAFHQSQNPPPSVMLTHQPSQQAPQSMNQHCPLGLGEVSQKTLPQTSYKNNHGLMAGTQPYPQSPLGDYTLGNSLLSSLFDDCDFQLAAQQCNVMEGGRPGLSGSYFPGEYPPVQNSSQPLKKLNNCSRYDPIPNIILTAVDSPPGFSKEITSALSAVPGFEVDQSLGLDEDLNIEPLTLDGLNMLSDPYAPLTDPLVEDSFRSDRLQ, from the exons ATGGCGGCTCCGGGGGCCAGCGGGCCCGGCTCAGCCTCCAACCCCCGCAAGTTCAGCGAGAAGATCGCCCTGCAGCGCCAGAGGCAGGCGGAGGAGACGGCGGCCTTCGAGGAGGTCATGATGGACATCGGCTCCACCCGG CTGCAGGTCCAGAAGCTCCGTGTGGCGCACATGCGGGGGTCCTACTACGGGGGCTCCCTGCCCAACGTCAACCAGATCAGCAGCGGATCCATGGAGTTCCAG GGCCCCCCGCAGTCACCGTTGGACCCGCGGAGCACCCGCCATCATGGCTTAGTGGAGAGAGTTCACCACAGAGACCCTCGCCGGATGATGTCGCCGCTGCGCCGCTATATGCGCCAG GTTGACAGCTCGCCGTACGGCACTTCGTATCTGTCCCCGCACCAGGAGTCCTGGAAAAG aACCAACTCTGATTCTGCCCTGCACACGAGTGTGATGAACCCTGCCTCCCAGGAGCCATACCCCGGACCGTCACATGGGGTCCCCATCTCCAACCGGAGGAGTG CCTTCCAGTTCAATGTTCCAGCGATAGAAGAGTCTCAGGCGGACGGCGCGCACCTGCTGAGCCCGTGTGACGCCAAAAAA CTGCCCGCTGCTGCTGCTCGGCCCAAGTCCTGCGAAGTCCCCGGGATTAA CATTTACCCCTCTGTGGAGCAGTCGGCCAGCATTCCCCCGGTCAACTCTGTCCTTAATACTGGGGGATCACTACCGGACCTCACCAACCTGCACTTCCCATCTCCGCTGCCCACCCCTCTGGACCCGGATGAGTCGGGATTCAGCAGCCTAAGCGGAGGGAGCAGCACCGGGAACCTCACCAGCACCATGACCCACCTGGGCATCAGCAGGATGGGAATGCCCCCTGGGTTTGACTCATCAG GCTTCCCAGCCGCAGTACAGAACTCTCTGAGTCGCCAGTCGCTACAGTCATCGCTGAGTAACCCGAACCTGCAGACGTCGCTCAGCAGCGCCTCCTTACAGACGTCCTACAGTAACCCATCACTGCAGTCCTCGCTCAGCAGCCAGTCTCTACCCTCCTCTCTGAGCAATCAGTCCCTGTCGCCCTCAGCCAGCAGCCACAGCCTGCCGTCTGCCTACAGCACCCCATCCTCCccgtcgtcgtcgtcctcctcctccttccctcccctgGTCTCCGCCTCGCTGAACACCTCCCCTCGCCGCAGGGTCCCCCTCAGCCCCCTCACATTGCCAATGACCGGTGACTCCAGGAGGCCCCTTCAGAAGCAGTTTTCGCCCACCATGTCCCCGACGCTGACGTCCATCACCCAG GGAGTCCCGCTAGATACCAGCAAGATGCCAGCTGATCCAAGGATGCCGCCTTACCATTACAGTCACCCAAACCTCCTACACCAGCTACCCGGGCACGAGTCCCAGCACTCCGAAGGCCCGCCATCCATTCACCGCGGCCAGCAGGCCTTTCATCAGTCCCAGAATCCCCCGCCGTCTGTTATGCTGACCCACCAGCCATCGCAACAAGCCCCCCAATCCATGAACCAGCATTGCCCCCTCGGACTAGGGGAGGTTTCCCAGAAGACATTGCCACAAACCTCCTACAAAAACAATCATGGCCTTATGGCAGGCACTCAGCCCTACCCCCAGTCACCCCTGGGAGACTACACTTTGGGCAAT TCTTTGCTCAGCAGCCTCTTTGATGACTGTGACTTCCAGCTGGCGGCACAGCAG TGTAACGTGATGGAGGGCGGCCGGCCGGGCCTGAGCGGCAGCTACTTTCCTGGGGAGTATCCTCCGGTGCAGAACTCCTCGCAGCCCCTGAAGAAGCTGAACAACTGCAGCCGATACGACCCCATCCCCAATATCATCCTGACAG CCGTAGACTCCCCTCCCGGCTTCTCCAAAGAGATCACCAGCGCGCTGTCCGCGGTCCCCGGCTTTGAAGTGGATCAGTCCCTGGGTTTGGATGAAGATCTAAACATTGAGCCCCTCACTCTGGATGGACTTAATATGCTCAGTGACCCCTATGCCCCGCTGACGGACCCCCTGGTGGAGGACTCCTTCCGCTCTGACCGGCTGCAGTGA
- the CRTC2 gene encoding CREB-regulated transcription coactivator 2 isoform X1, translating into MAAPGASGPGSASNPRKFSEKIALQRQRQAEETAAFEEVMMDIGSTRLQVQKLRVAHMRGSYYGGSLPNVNQISSGSMEFQGPPQSPLDPRSTRHHGLVERVHHRDPRRMMSPLRRYMRQVDSSPYGTSYLSPHQESWKRTSPWGTYPTDSGQLFRLPSALNRTNSDSALHTSVMNPASQEPYPGPSHGVPISNRRSAFQFNVPAIEESQADGAHLLSPCDAKKLPAAAARPKSCEVPGINIYPSVEQSASIPPVNSVLNTGGSLPDLTNLHFPSPLPTPLDPDESGFSSLSGGSSTGNLTSTMTHLGISRMGMPPGFDSSGFPAAVQNSLSRQSLQSSLSNPNLQTSLSSASLQTSYSNPSLQSSLSSQSLPSSLSNQSLSPSASSHSLPSAYSTPSSPSSSSSSSFPPLVSASLNTSPRRRVPLSPLTLPMTGDSRRPLQKQFSPTMSPTLTSITQGVPLDTSKMPADPRMPPYHYSHPNLLHQLPGHESQHSEGPPSIHRGQQAFHQSQNPPPSVMLTHQPSQQAPQSMNQHCPLGLGEVSQKTLPQTSYKNNHGLMAGTQPYPQSPLGDYTLGNSLLSSLFDDCDFQLAAQQCNVMEGGRPGLSGSYFPGEYPPVQNSSQPLKKLNNCSRYDPIPNIILTAVDSPPGFSKEITSALSAVPGFEVDQSLGLDEDLNIEPLTLDGLNMLSDPYAPLTDPLVEDSFRSDRLQ; encoded by the exons ATGGCGGCTCCGGGGGCCAGCGGGCCCGGCTCAGCCTCCAACCCCCGCAAGTTCAGCGAGAAGATCGCCCTGCAGCGCCAGAGGCAGGCGGAGGAGACGGCGGCCTTCGAGGAGGTCATGATGGACATCGGCTCCACCCGG CTGCAGGTCCAGAAGCTCCGTGTGGCGCACATGCGGGGGTCCTACTACGGGGGCTCCCTGCCCAACGTCAACCAGATCAGCAGCGGATCCATGGAGTTCCAG GGCCCCCCGCAGTCACCGTTGGACCCGCGGAGCACCCGCCATCATGGCTTAGTGGAGAGAGTTCACCACAGAGACCCTCGCCGGATGATGTCGCCGCTGCGCCGCTATATGCGCCAG GTTGACAGCTCGCCGTACGGCACTTCGTATCTGTCCCCGCACCAGGAGTCCTGGAAAAG gaCCTCGCCCTGGGGCACCTACCCCACAGACTCCGGACAGCTGTTCAGGCTGCCCAGCGCGTTGAACAG aACCAACTCTGATTCTGCCCTGCACACGAGTGTGATGAACCCTGCCTCCCAGGAGCCATACCCCGGACCGTCACATGGGGTCCCCATCTCCAACCGGAGGAGTG CCTTCCAGTTCAATGTTCCAGCGATAGAAGAGTCTCAGGCGGACGGCGCGCACCTGCTGAGCCCGTGTGACGCCAAAAAA CTGCCCGCTGCTGCTGCTCGGCCCAAGTCCTGCGAAGTCCCCGGGATTAA CATTTACCCCTCTGTGGAGCAGTCGGCCAGCATTCCCCCGGTCAACTCTGTCCTTAATACTGGGGGATCACTACCGGACCTCACCAACCTGCACTTCCCATCTCCGCTGCCCACCCCTCTGGACCCGGATGAGTCGGGATTCAGCAGCCTAAGCGGAGGGAGCAGCACCGGGAACCTCACCAGCACCATGACCCACCTGGGCATCAGCAGGATGGGAATGCCCCCTGGGTTTGACTCATCAG GCTTCCCAGCCGCAGTACAGAACTCTCTGAGTCGCCAGTCGCTACAGTCATCGCTGAGTAACCCGAACCTGCAGACGTCGCTCAGCAGCGCCTCCTTACAGACGTCCTACAGTAACCCATCACTGCAGTCCTCGCTCAGCAGCCAGTCTCTACCCTCCTCTCTGAGCAATCAGTCCCTGTCGCCCTCAGCCAGCAGCCACAGCCTGCCGTCTGCCTACAGCACCCCATCCTCCccgtcgtcgtcgtcctcctcctccttccctcccctgGTCTCCGCCTCGCTGAACACCTCCCCTCGCCGCAGGGTCCCCCTCAGCCCCCTCACATTGCCAATGACCGGTGACTCCAGGAGGCCCCTTCAGAAGCAGTTTTCGCCCACCATGTCCCCGACGCTGACGTCCATCACCCAG GGAGTCCCGCTAGATACCAGCAAGATGCCAGCTGATCCAAGGATGCCGCCTTACCATTACAGTCACCCAAACCTCCTACACCAGCTACCCGGGCACGAGTCCCAGCACTCCGAAGGCCCGCCATCCATTCACCGCGGCCAGCAGGCCTTTCATCAGTCCCAGAATCCCCCGCCGTCTGTTATGCTGACCCACCAGCCATCGCAACAAGCCCCCCAATCCATGAACCAGCATTGCCCCCTCGGACTAGGGGAGGTTTCCCAGAAGACATTGCCACAAACCTCCTACAAAAACAATCATGGCCTTATGGCAGGCACTCAGCCCTACCCCCAGTCACCCCTGGGAGACTACACTTTGGGCAAT TCTTTGCTCAGCAGCCTCTTTGATGACTGTGACTTCCAGCTGGCGGCACAGCAG TGTAACGTGATGGAGGGCGGCCGGCCGGGCCTGAGCGGCAGCTACTTTCCTGGGGAGTATCCTCCGGTGCAGAACTCCTCGCAGCCCCTGAAGAAGCTGAACAACTGCAGCCGATACGACCCCATCCCCAATATCATCCTGACAG CCGTAGACTCCCCTCCCGGCTTCTCCAAAGAGATCACCAGCGCGCTGTCCGCGGTCCCCGGCTTTGAAGTGGATCAGTCCCTGGGTTTGGATGAAGATCTAAACATTGAGCCCCTCACTCTGGATGGACTTAATATGCTCAGTGACCCCTATGCCCCGCTGACGGACCCCCTGGTGGAGGACTCCTTCCGCTCTGACCGGCTGCAGTGA
- the CRTC2 gene encoding CREB-regulated transcription coactivator 2 isoform X3, with protein sequence MCLLHVCCILTSCLHVCSLQVQKLRVAHMRGSYYGGSLPNVNQISSGSMEFQGPPQSPLDPRSTRHHGLVERVHHRDPRRMMSPLRRYMRQVDSSPYGTSYLSPHQESWKRTSPWGTYPTDSGQLFRLPSALNRTNSDSALHTSVMNPASQEPYPGPSHGVPISNRRSAFQFNVPAIEESQADGAHLLSPCDAKKLPAAAARPKSCEVPGINIYPSVEQSASIPPVNSVLNTGGSLPDLTNLHFPSPLPTPLDPDESGFSSLSGGSSTGNLTSTMTHLGISRMGMPPGFDSSGFPAAVQNSLSRQSLQSSLSNPNLQTSLSSASLQTSYSNPSLQSSLSSQSLPSSLSNQSLSPSASSHSLPSAYSTPSSPSSSSSSSFPPLVSASLNTSPRRRVPLSPLTLPMTGDSRRPLQKQFSPTMSPTLTSITQGVPLDTSKMPADPRMPPYHYSHPNLLHQLPGHESQHSEGPPSIHRGQQAFHQSQNPPPSVMLTHQPSQQAPQSMNQHCPLGLGEVSQKTLPQTSYKNNHGLMAGTQPYPQSPLGDYTLGNSLLSSLFDDCDFQLAAQQCNVMEGGRPGLSGSYFPGEYPPVQNSSQPLKKLNNCSRYDPIPNIILTAVDSPPGFSKEITSALSAVPGFEVDQSLGLDEDLNIEPLTLDGLNMLSDPYAPLTDPLVEDSFRSDRLQ encoded by the exons ATGTGTCTGCTACACGTGTGCTGCATCCTAACCAGTTGTCTGCATGTATGTAGT CTGCAGGTCCAGAAGCTCCGTGTGGCGCACATGCGGGGGTCCTACTACGGGGGCTCCCTGCCCAACGTCAACCAGATCAGCAGCGGATCCATGGAGTTCCAG GGCCCCCCGCAGTCACCGTTGGACCCGCGGAGCACCCGCCATCATGGCTTAGTGGAGAGAGTTCACCACAGAGACCCTCGCCGGATGATGTCGCCGCTGCGCCGCTATATGCGCCAG GTTGACAGCTCGCCGTACGGCACTTCGTATCTGTCCCCGCACCAGGAGTCCTGGAAAAG gaCCTCGCCCTGGGGCACCTACCCCACAGACTCCGGACAGCTGTTCAGGCTGCCCAGCGCGTTGAACAG aACCAACTCTGATTCTGCCCTGCACACGAGTGTGATGAACCCTGCCTCCCAGGAGCCATACCCCGGACCGTCACATGGGGTCCCCATCTCCAACCGGAGGAGTG CCTTCCAGTTCAATGTTCCAGCGATAGAAGAGTCTCAGGCGGACGGCGCGCACCTGCTGAGCCCGTGTGACGCCAAAAAA CTGCCCGCTGCTGCTGCTCGGCCCAAGTCCTGCGAAGTCCCCGGGATTAA CATTTACCCCTCTGTGGAGCAGTCGGCCAGCATTCCCCCGGTCAACTCTGTCCTTAATACTGGGGGATCACTACCGGACCTCACCAACCTGCACTTCCCATCTCCGCTGCCCACCCCTCTGGACCCGGATGAGTCGGGATTCAGCAGCCTAAGCGGAGGGAGCAGCACCGGGAACCTCACCAGCACCATGACCCACCTGGGCATCAGCAGGATGGGAATGCCCCCTGGGTTTGACTCATCAG GCTTCCCAGCCGCAGTACAGAACTCTCTGAGTCGCCAGTCGCTACAGTCATCGCTGAGTAACCCGAACCTGCAGACGTCGCTCAGCAGCGCCTCCTTACAGACGTCCTACAGTAACCCATCACTGCAGTCCTCGCTCAGCAGCCAGTCTCTACCCTCCTCTCTGAGCAATCAGTCCCTGTCGCCCTCAGCCAGCAGCCACAGCCTGCCGTCTGCCTACAGCACCCCATCCTCCccgtcgtcgtcgtcctcctcctccttccctcccctgGTCTCCGCCTCGCTGAACACCTCCCCTCGCCGCAGGGTCCCCCTCAGCCCCCTCACATTGCCAATGACCGGTGACTCCAGGAGGCCCCTTCAGAAGCAGTTTTCGCCCACCATGTCCCCGACGCTGACGTCCATCACCCAG GGAGTCCCGCTAGATACCAGCAAGATGCCAGCTGATCCAAGGATGCCGCCTTACCATTACAGTCACCCAAACCTCCTACACCAGCTACCCGGGCACGAGTCCCAGCACTCCGAAGGCCCGCCATCCATTCACCGCGGCCAGCAGGCCTTTCATCAGTCCCAGAATCCCCCGCCGTCTGTTATGCTGACCCACCAGCCATCGCAACAAGCCCCCCAATCCATGAACCAGCATTGCCCCCTCGGACTAGGGGAGGTTTCCCAGAAGACATTGCCACAAACCTCCTACAAAAACAATCATGGCCTTATGGCAGGCACTCAGCCCTACCCCCAGTCACCCCTGGGAGACTACACTTTGGGCAAT TCTTTGCTCAGCAGCCTCTTTGATGACTGTGACTTCCAGCTGGCGGCACAGCAG TGTAACGTGATGGAGGGCGGCCGGCCGGGCCTGAGCGGCAGCTACTTTCCTGGGGAGTATCCTCCGGTGCAGAACTCCTCGCAGCCCCTGAAGAAGCTGAACAACTGCAGCCGATACGACCCCATCCCCAATATCATCCTGACAG CCGTAGACTCCCCTCCCGGCTTCTCCAAAGAGATCACCAGCGCGCTGTCCGCGGTCCCCGGCTTTGAAGTGGATCAGTCCCTGGGTTTGGATGAAGATCTAAACATTGAGCCCCTCACTCTGGATGGACTTAATATGCTCAGTGACCCCTATGCCCCGCTGACGGACCCCCTGGTGGAGGACTCCTTCCGCTCTGACCGGCTGCAGTGA
- the SLC39A1 gene encoding zinc transporter ZIP1, giving the protein MEVNPASVVWSPNLEAASLSVGGLEVKLGSLVTLLLLTLVSGLTPLFLFRRQAASDVLGDRRRALSLISCFSGGVFLATCLLDLLPDYLSGMNDAIMKLNLTLQFPLQEFILAMGFFLVLVLEQIVLSYKEQPGWSEETHSLLGSDSRIPHTDQPHVHVDVNAHSAVRAVVLVLSLSLHSVLEGLAVGLLQEGSKVLETCLALLIHKCIISFSLTLKLAQGRLRPRAILFCLLLFAFMTPLGIGLGIVLTENADPIHQLTRSVLEGIATGTFLYITFMEILPHELSAGDQRIVKVIVILCGFSVITAILFIKI; this is encoded by the exons ATGGAGGTGAACCCCGCCAGCGTGGTGTGGAGCCCGAACCTGGAGGCGGCTTCGCTGTCGGTCGGCGGCCTGGAGGTGAAGCTGGGCTCTCTGGTGACTCTGCTCCTCCTGACCCTAGTCAGCGGCCTGACCCCACTCTTCCTTTTCAGACGTCAAGCAGCCTCGGACGTCCTGG GTGATCGGCGCAGAGCGCTGAGTCTGATCAGTTGTTTCTCCGGCGGCGTCTTTCTGGCCACCTGCCTCCTCGATCTGCTGCCGGATTACCTCTCGGGGATGAACGATGCCATCATGAAGCTGAATCTAACC CTTCAGTTCCCGCTGCAGGAGTTCATCTTGGCCATGGGCTTCTTCTTGGTCCTCGTCTTGGAGCAGATCGTGCTGAGTTACAAGGAGCAGCCGGGGTGGTCGGAGGAGACACACTCCCTCCTGGGTTCGGACTCCAGGATCCCGCACACGGACCAGCCGCACGTCCATGTGGATGTGAACGCCCACTCTGCCGTGCGGGCGGTGGTTCTGGTCCTGTCTCTCTCCTTACATTCGGTCTTGGAGGGTCTCGCTGTCGGGCTCCTGCAGGAGGGCAGTAAGGTGCTGGAGACCTGCCTGGCGCTCCTCATACACAAGTGCATCATCTCCTTCAGCTTAACCCTGAAGCTGGCACAGGGCCGCCTCCGCCCGCGGGCCATCCTCTTCTGCCTGCTGCTCTTCGCCTTCATGACTCCTCTGGGCATCGGACTTGGCATTGTGTTGACAGAGAATGCAGACCCCATCCACCAGCTGACCCGCAGTGTCCTGGAAGGCATCGCCACCGGAACCTTCCTCTACATCACGTTCATGGAGATCCTGCCCCATGAGCTGAGCGCCGGCGACCAGCGCATCGTCAAAGTCATCGTCATCCTCTGCGGCTTCTCCGTCATCACCGCCATTTTATTCATCAAGATCTAA